A window of Penaeus monodon isolate SGIC_2016 chromosome 40, NSTDA_Pmon_1, whole genome shotgun sequence contains these coding sequences:
- the LOC119597821 gene encoding kinase D-interacting substrate of 220 kDa-like isoform X2 gives MSQLQALLTAMRQTQGTEEEIRQSASEVLNHPVIQQILVFTGLVDFQNFNGTSLLVSSAAGGVVSSVQMMLRAGAFVNLRDENGWTPLIWAARNNHSDVVKVLLEAGADPNIENWNFGDDALGWAAYNGHPTIVQDLLNSGADIGHVDADGDTALLLAVRGNRLEVARILLDRGAYVNTQNNDGWNIVIQATYNDNLDMLRLAIQAGTSLDAKTARYGDTALMWATSLGHLESMRELLAAGAEVDLENNIGYTALSMSITLNQPEAAKILLAFGADINQRARDGDSVLMEAVNLGRQAMVEVLLQHCPDMSVENINRKTVFTIARQRLNIEIRNMIEAHEATTCLADGRSYILGSVKYDSCRQQQCCNSVWRNTGLALESCGASCRTSATLSGTCVLVNECVRLEQVFRVTNAAGDVARTTKFLIDHRCDTRDGNIHVCCPTS, from the exons GAACGGAAGAAGAAATTCGACAATCGGCTTCTGAAGTTTTGAACCATCCTGTCATCCAGCAAATTCTTGTGTTCACGGGCCTTGTCGATTTTCAGAACTTCAACG GGACGTCACTACTGGTATCAAGCGCTGCTGGGGGCGTTGTGTCATCCGTCCAAATGATGCTCAGGGCCGGCGCCTTCGTCAATCTGCGCGACGAAAACG GATGGACGCCGCTCATCTGGGCAGCTCGTAATAACCACAGCGATGTTGTCAAGGTCCTACTCGAGGCTGGAGCTGACCCGAACATCGAGAACTGGAATTTTG GAGACGACGCCTTAGGATGGGCTGCCTATAACGGACACCCAACTATAGTGCAGGACCTTTTAAATTCGGGAGCTGATATAGGCCATGTTGATGCTGATG gtGACACAGCGCTCCTGCTGGCAGTGAGAGGAAACCGTCTTGAAGTTGCCAGAATTCTTCTCGACCGTGGGGCATATGTGAACACCCAGAATAATGATG GCTGGAATATAGTGATCCAAGCGACCTACAACGACAACCTCGATATGTTGCGACTAGCTATCCAAGCCGGGACGAGTTTGGATGCAAAAACGGCGAGATACG gaGACACAGCGTTAATGTGGGCCACTTCGCTCGGACACCTGGAGAGCATGAGGGAACTTTTGGCCGCTGGAGCCGAGGTCGACCTTGAGAATAACATAG GATACACAGCTCTGTCCATGTCCATCACGCTGAACCAACCGGAAGCAGCCAAGATCCTCCTGGCCTTTGGTGCAGACATCAACCAGAGAGCGAGGgatg GTGACTCTGTGTTGATGGAAGCCGTGAACTTGGGTCGACAGGCGATGGTGGAAGTCTTGTTGCAACATTGCCCGGATATGAGTGTTGAGAACATTAACC GAAAGACTGTCTTCACCATCGCTCGGCAAAGACTCAATATTGAAATCAGGAATATGATAGAAG CTCACGAGGCCACCACATGTCTTGCCGATGGTCGATCTTACATTCTGGGGAGTGTGAAATATGACAGCTGCCGCCAACAACAATGCTGTAACAGTGTCTGGAGGAATACTGGCCTGGCCCTGGAGTcctgtg GTGCTAGTTGCAGAACCTCGGCCACTTTGTCAGGCACCTGTGTGTTGGTGAACGAGTGCGTGAGGCTGGAACAGGTGTTTCGCGTGACTAATGCCGCTGGGGATGTGGCAAGGACCACCAAGTTTCTCATCGACCATCGGTGTGATACCAG AGATGGAAATATTCACGTTTGCTGCCCGACATCATGA